CGTGaggtgatggggagggggggtgtccctGTGCCCTGGAGGTGTTTCGGCAGCAgaagggtggaggtggggtggggatgtcCTGGCACCTAAGGAGATTTGGGGGTGTCTGCACTGAGCATCTGTCACTAGCTatggggggcagtgatgggggggcTGTTCCCAGGCCCTGATCCCATGGGGGGGCTGGCAGCTCCTGGGTGGGGGGGAttgctgctcctcccccaccaagTTTGTctaatcctccccccaccctctttttttttttgccctagGTGGAAAATGCAAATGCAAATTTAACCGCAAAgccaggtagggggtggggcctAGGAGTGCAAGGGAGGGGTCATGCTACACTTTGGAAGAGGTGGGGGGGTTATGCTGTGGATGCAGGGGGTTATGCTGGGGGCATGTGGTGTGAATTGGGGCAACAGTGGGGTGGGGCAGtgaggagggggcatggggtgtgtgtgggggggtcatgctgggggtggggggaatgcaggagtcaggctggggtggtgggaggtcgtggtgttggaaggggggggggtgtcacattcCCCATGCTCATAaccctccctcttccctcctcAGCCGGCGGCCGAACGAGCCCCCTCACCTCATCACCCCCGGTAagtcccccaaccctccccctttCCTGGTCAGACTGAGGGGGAGGCGTTGGAGACTGGGGGTCTCTAAACTTGTCACCCTGACCCTTGCGgggcccctctcccttccctgtgtCGCCCCCTAGTGGCTGCTGGCGGGAGAGATCTTCAGcgctgccggggggaggggacccTATGTGGGGCTAGTGGGTTGCAtgttcccccccagctccacagaTGGCTCCCTTGTAAGTGGGtctgttcccttcccccatctcttcGCAGGCACCGCCAGTAACTGCTGAGCCACGATGGTCCCGGGGCCAGGTCCCGCCCGGGGCGCTGGCTCCTTGCTGGGACGTCccgtccccccatccccccatctgGGGAAGCAGGAGTGGGAGAAGTTTTTTAACTGAACTTTCCACTCTGTGGAATAAAAGTCTCCTGACCTTGAAACTGTGAGTGAGTCATGGCTGCCTTTCCCCTcgggggcaccagctcccatccggccctggggagggacaggactggCTGACTTGAGGGCGCTGGCTCTGGTGCAGGGAAGACCACGGGGGCTGAGGGGCAGAGCACCAGCAGGAGAACCCCTGGAAATCTCCTGGTTCCAGCAGAGTGTGAGGAACCTGCAGTGTCCTGTGAAAACCCGTTTAGTTGGCCGAACTCTTGGGGAAGCCCCGTCTGGCTCAGCAGGCACCTAACCACTGGCCAAGCAAGGCCCAAGGGGCCCCTGGTTTGGGGGCTGGGCATGGGATGAACCATGGGCATCCTGCCCCCACTCAGCTGCTCTGTGCTAACTCCTGCCTCAAGCTGGGCCCTTGCCCGCTGCTCACACAGGCAGTGCTGCTCCAGCAAGCGTTCCCCGAGCCGAgcagccagccctcctgccctccaTGTATCCTTGGGGGGTGGGGCACTCCGCTGGCCCGGGGGGGCCTGGGTCCAATCCCCCCGTGCCGCAGGGGAAGATGGAGTTTGGAGAGGGGtttcatagaatagcagggttggaagggacctcaggaggtatctagtccaaccccctgctcaaagggccaatccccagacagatttttgccccagatccctaaatggcctcctcaaggattgaactcacaaccttgggtttagcaggccaatgctcaaaccaccgagcgaTCCCTCCCCCCGAGTTTCCAGCtctcctcactgccccccagcgTCCTTTTCTCGCAGCCCTGGCGAGCTCGCCTGGGTCCCACTAGATGGGGCGCCATGGGCTGGCCACCAGCGCTGTAGGGAGCCTAGCTCCCCACGCCACGCAGCAGCCTGGGCTCAACGGTGGCGGCCCCGTCTCTGGGGCTTCCGTAACCCGGGCCGGCTGGGTTCAACTGCCCTGTCCTGCCATCGCAGTGCAGCATTAGGCCAGCACGGCTGGGCTTTCAGCCCGAGccctggtggggcgggggggacgggACTGCTGGCAGAGCCGCTGAGCCAAGGGCAATGTCCTAGAGCTGTAGGGAgcctgcgtgcctcagtttctctctctctctctctctcctttgcattGTTACCTCAGGGGTGCAAAACAGTTAACCCTGAGCCAGGAacccccagtctgtccccccaaaGCGAGGGGGTGGGGACCTGAATGGGACTGGCTGAAACCAGGCCCCTCAATGGCGGAGTCAGAAGGCCCAGGGGAGCCTGAGGGTGCCATcaagcaccccaacccccactggATGCCAACAGCCCCCGGGCACCACTCTCCCTGCCAGCcgcacccctctcctcagcactTCCTGCTGGCTACTTCAGGCTCCTCTCCACTCAGCCTGCTGGCTCTTGTGGGGCTCAGCCAGTGCCCACAGTCGTGGGTGCCAAGTGTGCGgttgggggcactgggggggtggcagggctctggcaaggTCGGTGCTGCCGCACTCAGCATCGCAACAGCTAAATCCCTTaggcccaggagtcctggctcccccctgctctaaccactagatgctGCTCCCTTGCCAGTGCCAGGGATAGatcccagaagtcctggctctaacctctagaccccaccccctcccggagctggaggtagaacccaggaggcctGGCTGTCTCCCACCTTTCTCATCTTTactctgaaccccccccccccccatcacagcaGCATAGGGACAATATACGGTGTTAGTtacagagctctggctggggtaatggggcagggggcatgggtgtgggggatgggggcagcatcCCCCGTgcacccccccatcccaacgtGGGCACTAGCTCCGCAGGCACCTCTGAGGTCCCTACTGCCCCCACGTGGGGGGGATGGGGCGCCTGTCGCTGAAACTGCTGGTTATTGACCAGCGGGGAGGCAAGGGTTAAAATTCACCAGCCCATTGCGGGTGAGGCCTATCGGCCTGTCAAGTCCTgtgtgaccccccaccccagagtggGCCTAGCCCCGTAGCCTCCCTTCCCCTAGAGCAGCCCCCGCAGCCCGGCATCCTATCCCCCCCCGCCATCTGCCCCATGGGCCCACCTAGCCTGGCATCCTGTTGCCCTGGttcagccccggggggggggggggggcagtagctAAGAATCCAGCCCATGAGCCACCTGGAGGGGGGGGGCCTTGatcccatttttattttaataacaaaATTAAAAGCCGAGGCCCAATTAATttgaaaaaagtaaataaaattccAATTTACCGGGGGGGAAAAGGCAAACGACCCCCCCCTTCGAACgccaggcccggcccggcccccctgcTGAACTGACTCCCTTAGGCGGGAACTAAAACAAAGGGCAGttggggtccgggggggggggcctgaatTCTCCATTTACcggtttttaaaaaggaaagaaacaatGGAACGAAAAGAGCAAATGTCGGCACAGAGAAAAGTGACAGACTCAAAGCAACGGGGCATtagctttgggggggggtgtcacattaACTTGACTTTTACAAAGGAGACCAAATGACTCAGGGACTGAACCCAAACGTTTAATTTATGGGAGAtggaaaaaaaggtttaaaaacaaaatgaaatgagcGTGAAATGAATAAAAAAAAGGCAGCAAATGTTTTTCTTTGATGACCCTGTGACGTGATTCATGGTTTAAAAGCGGGACCTGACTGAGAACTGACTTTGTTTTAGTGAAGGAGGATTGGAAATGAATAAAAATTTGAAAAAGACACAATGGAAATGGAAACTCCAAGGCTGAAAAAGCCACAGGCCGCTGGCTCTTAGCCAGAACCCTCTGTAAAGGGCTGGGGAAAACAAGTCGattaaatccattttttaaaatgtgacggGAAAATGGCTCGTAACCGCTGCCAGAACCGCTTTGAaaaggtgtgtgagggggggagggggttggcatCAAAATAGGATTGAAAAGTTGGTCCCTGCTGCTGTCCCCCCCTTgctgggcattgctggcacagcaccctcctgctcccttcccccgtGTCTGCATCCCATTCTGCACCCGCATTGTCTACATCTCCGGTGGCCATGGCCGGTGCTGCACCCCCATTGTCTGCGCCCTTCGTGGCCATGCCGGTGCTGCACCCCCATTGTCTGCGCCCTTCGTGGCCATGCCGGTGCTGCCCCCCCATTGTCTGCGTCTCCGGTGGCCGTGCCGGTGCTGCACCCCCCCCATTGTCTGCGTCTCCGGTGGCTGTGCCGGTGCTGCACCCCCCCCATTGTCTGCGCCCTTCGTGGCCGTGCCGGTGCTGCGCCCCCATTGTCTGCACCCTTCGTGGCCGTGCCGGTGCTGCACCTTCTCATTGTCTGCAGCCCATTCTGCACTCCCCCGTAGCTACGGCCTATGCTGCACCTCCACTGTCTGTGTCCCGTTCTGCACCCCTGATGACCGTGGCTGGTGCTGCACCCCCATTGTCTGAAGCCCGTTCTGTGCCCCCCCAGTGGCCATGCCCGGAGCTGCACCCCCCCATTGTCTGCGTTCCATTCTGTGCCCCCCAGTGGCCATGTCTGGAGCTGCACCCCGCATTGTCTGCGTCCCATTCTgcacccccctctgccccggcGTGGGGCTCAGGCACTCAGGTCGATGGTGATGTGCCGGTAGATCTGCGTGTCTCCCTTGAAGCTGGCAGCAAAGACGAAGTCCCGCTGGTGGACGGCCAGGTGGGCGAAAGAGCGGGGCGCCTGGGTGTTCAGCTCCTGGAAGCGGACGAAGAGGCCCAAGCGGGCGTCGTAGCGGTACACCTGGCTGAAGGAATAGTCGTTGCCCAGCACGGCATAGCGGTGGCTCCCAATGCCCAGTGGCTGGAAGACCATGGAGCCGCGTGATGGCATGTGCTGGACGTCCCGGAACATGGAGCCCTCCCAGCGCATCACCTGAGAAGGCAGAGAGGATTGTGAGTTATGCCAGACCTGCCACCAGGGCAGAGAggctggggattacagtggatgagacgcctggctgggatgatttaacgggggttggtcctgctttgagcagggggttggaccagatacTCCTGAGATCTCCTCCAaacctaatcttctgtgattctatgggtAATAATGCCGGACTGGAGGCAGGGGCATCATGGGGAACAGAGAGCATGCTGGGAGAAGAGCATGATGGGAGTGGCTGAGCGGGAGCAGAGCATGATGGGAGCATATCGGGGGGGCAGAGGCAAAGGCAAGGGTATGCTGGGagcagctgagcagagagcaTTCTGGGAGAGAGCATGCCTGGCCCAGTCGGAgcgtgctgggagcagggcattCTGGGAGCACTGTTAGCAGGGTACACTGGGAGCAttttgggggcacagggggtgcaggctgggcaCAGGGCACGCTGGGGGGACACCGGGCGCTGACCTTGGAGTCACCAATGAAGCGGGTCAGGCAGACATAGACGTCCCCGCGCAGGCGGAAGTGCTTAACGGCGTAGACGTCGTCCATGTCGGGGATATCCGTGTGGCGCAGGAAGGCACGGCCGGGCCGGCTCCACTGGTAGACCACGGGgcgctgggagctgctggccaggatGAGGCTGGGCCGGCCGGCGAGCTCCAGGAACTCCACGTGGGTGTCGCGGTGCCAGGCGTGCAGGGCCTGGTGAGCGTAGAAGCCGCGCCCGCCCCAGCGGAAGAGCGTGGTGGCACCTGCCTTGGAGCTGTCGGCCACAGCCAGGAACCAGTCGCCGTCCACCCGGAAGCTGGCCAGGGCGTTGGGCTTGCGGATGCGCTGTGGGCCCAGCTCCTGCAGCCGCACGAAGCGCCCCGAGGCCTCCTCCCGGCGCCACACATGGGAACCCCCGGCCAGCTGCGCCAGCACGACCAGCAGCCGCCCCTCCACCACCAGCGGCTTGCAGGCCACAGGCGACGagcctgtgggggcaggggtgagggggggctTCCCAAGGGGGACAGGGATCGGGGAGCTGTCCAagggggtggggttgtgggggctgcccaggggggcAGGGATCAGAGGGTTTCCCAAGGGGCTCAGAGGttagaaagaaagggggaggcagggagaggggttCAGGGAGGCTGCACGGGGGAGGGTTTTTGGGGGGAGGCTgttcctggggtggggagatgggttAAGGAGTGTCAGGGGATCTGCCCAGTGGGGAGAaaaggggcagctgggggctggTCTGAAGGtagagtgcggggggggggggcgtgatcTCAGTGGGGTGAGGGGGCTCTCTGGGGGCGTGGTCTCCAGGGTGTCTGGTCTCTGGGCTGTCGGGGGCAGGGTATCTAGCAGTgtgtaggggaggaggtggggacatCCGTCAATCACCGCTGATGGAGAAGTTAGTGTGGTCACTGGGGGTATCCCcatgggtggggtgcaggaggaactgtggggggcatggtggggggcagagcaAGGGACTGTGTGGGTATCACCAGGGGCAAGGcacaggggggctgtgagggtgtCTTTgcaggtggggtgcagggggggctgggggagcggaGCACGTGGTTGGGGGGGCGGAgcacagggggctctggggtatCCCCGAGGggagggctcaggggggctgtgagggtaTCCCTgcgggtggggtgcagggggcactgggggacaTGGTGGGGGGACAAAGcacaggggggctctggggtatCCCTGGGGACAGGGATCGGGGGGCTGTGAGGTATCCCCgcaggtggggtgcagggggcactggggggcggaGCACATGGTCAGGGGGTGGAGCATGGGGGGCTCCGGGGTATCCCCAGGGGCACGCAGGGGGGCCGGGGCCCTCGCTCACCATTGATGGAGGCATAGGCCCGGAAGGCCCCGTCCAGGTGGTCCCACTCAAGCAGGCTGCAGCGCCCGGCGAAGGGCTGGGTGATGGCCACGTGCTGCTCCCCCTGGTACCAGAACGGCTCCACCGACAGTGCCTGGAAGGGCAGCGACTGGaacagggccagcgctggtgggGGGTGAAGGTTagattggggcaggggggcagccggGTGCTTGGGTTCATCGCCAGCTCTGCCCTCACCTCTGCTTCCTATGCCAGCCTTGAgacaatagaacccaggagtcctggctcccagcctcccgctcgttctaaccactagacctccctcccccctgggtctggggatagaacccagaagtcctgaggCTTCTCACACAGCCAGCTCCGGGGGCTGCGTATGGAGCTGTTTGTGTCTCGCCAGGAATTGGGTTGAGATGCAGCGAGGGCCATGAGCTAAGAAGTATTTTCCCTTCCAATGGGTTCACCcggggctgagatgcagccacctctggagtggggcagctggggaataGCCACATATAACCCCGCACGGGGCTGGCTCCCCGGTGCTGGGTGCAGCTGGCTCAGGGGTCCCGTACCGGTGGTAATGCAGTCAAAGTCCTGGAGGTGCAGCTGGCTCAGCCGGGTGCCGTTGAGCTCGCCTGGGCCCTGGCACTCGCCCAGCTCCGCGCTGGCATTGGTGCTGCTCagccactccaccagccactTGATCCGGCAGTCGCAGTGGAAGGGGTTCCCCCGCAGGTCCCTGGTGGGAGAATCGCCCCGCGTGGGGCcgtgtggggctggggccaggcagccaggccctcccctgcccctcccctgccgctGCCCCCTCCTCACATctcatttcttccccctcctcttttctGCCCATctctacccccccacccctcctcctcatcccctcccccactcccaggcccacctctgccccccactcacacgtGGGTGAGCGCGTCCAGGCCCCGGAACAGGTGGCGCGGCAGCGTCTCCAGCTGGTTGTGTGCCAGGCTCCTGGAGGGGGGGGAGATGTCAGAGATGGGGAGGGCCCCTGGGGGGGCGCTCGCTCCCATCCAGCCacagggcaggaggcagggtcCTGTGGGGACAGAGGGGTCCCAgtgtggggggatgggctggggggtTCCATTGGAGGGGGGCTGtcggtgggtgggggatgggttcCCTTGGGGGTTGTCCCATTGGGGGGGGACTCATTTTAGGGGTGACAGAAGTGTCGGGGGAAGGGTCCCCAGAGGGGGTCACATCAGGCTGATGTTGGGGTCCCTGGGGGGTGTTGGTGCCAAGGGATTGTGACTTCTGGTGTCAGGGTGTTcctgggggggggtctgtcagtgttgggGGGCCGAGGGGCTCAGCGTCACAGGGGTCCCTGGGGTCTGgtattggggtgctggggggtcaCTGTTGTCTGTCGGCGCTGGGGGGCTGGTGAGGTCACTGTTGTCTGTCGGCGCTGGGGGGCTGGTGAGGTCCCCAGGGTCCATTGGTTTCCAGGGGCTAGGGGGTCACTGGGGTCTGTTGGTTCTGGGGGGCCAGTGGCCATGGGcggggggacggggcgggggtgTCACTCACAGATGCACGAGCCCCTTGAGGCCCCGCAGTGCGTTCTTGGAAATGGAGCCGACTTTGTTATTCTCGATGAacctgcagggggtgggaggggggactcTGTCAGTGGGTCACCCCCTGtgtgcccctgctcccctcccctgtgcaGACTCCCCCTTGCACCCGCACCCCTTGCACACTCACAGATACTCCAGGTGCAGGAGTCCCACGAAGGCATCGTCCCTGATCAGCCCCAGGGTGCTGGACGTGAacaagctggggagagagggggcatcAGCACCCGCCGGGAGCCCGAACTATTGACCCCCCTCAAGCCCACCCCACAGCCTCCACTCCCCACAGACAGCCTTGTCCTGGCTCCACAAGGGGAGTGGGGCCTTATGGTTAGAGCGggcagggactgggagccaggactcctgggttccctcgcTCGCTCCACCACAGACCTGCTGGGTAaatctgggcaagtcatttcactgccctgtgcctcagtttccccttgccCCCTGTGCTTGTGCAGATGgtgagctctgtggggcagggcccgtCTCTCGCTGTGTCGGGGCAGCACCCGGCCAATAGGGCCCCAATCCCAGCTGGGGGCTGTGAGCATTCCTGGGATAACggtgagtgcccccccccccaactgccccctctgAGCAGCACACATCCATTTGCACACTCACCTCCATGTGCACTGGCTGACACACACCCCTTTGCACACTCACCTTCCCATGTGCACTAGCTGACACCCCCCTTTGCACACTCACCTTCCCATGTGCACTGGCTAGAACACATCCATTTGCACACACACCTTCCCATGTGCACTAGCTGACACACCCTTTTGCACACTCATCTCCCCATGCACATGAACAGCACACACCCATTTTCATGTGTCTACTCTCCCTACATCCATGGGCTGCCATGCACAGACGCAGCTCCCCCTTGCACACTAGTGAGTTGGGGACATTGGTCTCcttacagcagctgcagggatggCGTCTGCAGGAAACTTCCCTCTCGGAGGTCAGTGAATCTGGATCGCACCAGggacctggggaggggagacagggcgTGAGGGGGGTACGGATCAGAACCAGCACCAGCGCTGTACCCATCACCAGGACTCCCACGGAGAGAGCACAGCACCACAGGCAGCTCCAGAGCCAGGAGAGGAACCAAGTCCAGAACCAGCACCAACATCAGACCAGCACCAGCTCCATCAGACCAGCACCACTAGTCCAGAACCAGCTCCATCAGACCAGCACCAACAGTCCAACCAGCTCCATCAGACCAGCACCAACATCAGACCAGCACCAATATCAGACCAGCACCAGCAGTCCAGAACCAGCTCCATCAGACCAGCACCAGCACCACCAGTGCAGAACCACCTCCATCAGACCAGCAGTCCAGAACCAGCTCCATCAGACCAGTACCACCAGTCCATAACCAGCTCCATCAGACCAGAACCAGCAGTCCAGAACCAGCACCATCAGACCAGCACCAGCATCACCAGTCCAGAACCAGCTCCATCAGACCAGTACCACCAGTCCAGAACCAGCTCCATCAGACCAGTACCACCAGTCCAGAACCAGCTCCATCAGACCAGCACCAGCACCAACTTTTGACCACAACCAGCACCACCTGTCCAGAACCAACACCACCATCCGGAACAGAACCAGCACTAACATGAGACCAGAAGTGACTTCAAACCAGTCCCAACAGCAAACCCAAAGCTGAACCAGCACCAACACAGAACCAGAACCGACCATAGACCAGAACCTGCACCTGCCTCCTGCCAAGGCCCAGGTTCAACAGCACCATTGGGAGGCGCAGCCTGGAGGCCTGAGCTAAAACCAGCTGGGAGGACGATGTGAATCAGAAAAAGGTGGCTGGTATCTGGACTCATTTCAGAGCCTCGGCTAGAGCCTCGGCTAGAGCCCAAAGCGCCAGCCTGTCATGGGGTGGAGGAAGGCAAAACCAACCTGCTTCAGAGGGGCCGCGAAGGCGGGTCTATAACCTGTATAGCCGCTGGAGAGAAGGAAGGGGATTGATGAGTATCAATCGGGGTTTTATGTTTCCCTCCACGTTGTTGGTGATAACGTTGAAGAGCATCATTTATCTTTCTCCGTGGCCCAAAGGGCTCCTGGGACACACAAACAGAGGAGCCTCGAGTAGGGGCAGAGAGGTTACTTGGTCCTGGTGTGAACACAGCTGGATTCCTGTATCCAGCCCAAGAAGGAGGCTGATGAAttgcagaggggtcagagaagagccaggaggaTGATTAAAAGACCAGAAAAGTCCGGAAGCTCCATCGCTGTAGCTCAGCACAGAGCAGGTCCAGGGGTGGCGTGACCCCAGCTAGAACAGAGAGTGAGTAACCGGGAGGAAGGTCTAACACGGCCCAAGGGCTGGGAGTGGAAATTGGACAATTTCAGACTAGAAACAAGGTGTAAATTGTGACCAGCGAGAGCAATTAACCGTGGGAGCAATTAGCCGCCAAGGGTCGGGGATTGTCCCCCACGGGCAAGGTTTCAGCCACGATTGGACACTGTCGAACAGCTCTGCTCTAGGGGATGACTTGGGGCCGTTGTCCAGCCCGGGAGTCCCACGAGATGCTCACAATTGTCCCTCCTGCCTTGGAATCTGGACTCAAGCCAGAACCAGGAGCCTCCCGGCACTAGGCCAGCACCACTATCAATGCATGACTGGTACCAGTGCCAGAACCGGCACCGGCACCAGAGCCTTCCCAAGGGGACACCATGAGCAAGGCCACCAGCTCCACCCAACCCAAAGCAGCCGCAGCCCAAATGCCCACCCCAGGTGCGGAGTTGTAGTGGAGCTAGTGAATGGCCCAGCACACACCAGAACCAGCACCTGAACCAGAACAGCCAGCAACCTCAAACCAGAACCAGCACCTGAACCAGCACCAGCATCAATCAGAACTGCTCCCAGAACCAGAACCAATATCAAATGAGAACCAATAACAGAACCAGAATCAGCACCAGCGTCAAACCAGAATCAGCGCAAACATCCAAGTGGCAGAAATACCAGCTGTGACATTGAACCAGTACCAGAACCAATGCCAGAATCGGCTTCTCACCCGGCCCCATACCAGGGCTGACACCAGTGTCCCACCAGACACAGCGCAGTCACCTGCCCCAGCCTCAGCAGCTGCCAAGCAGGTAAATAGACCAGAACTAGCCACAGCAACAGAACTGGCACCAATGACCGACAAACCCAGCGCCACTGAATCAGAACCAGAATCAAATCACATCACAACCCCAGCGTCAAGTACCAAGGGATTGTGGGACAGGGCAGGGCGGTGAGGAGGAGGGTGCAGGGGTGgcagagggctgctggggggtcTTACAGGGAGGTGATGTCGGGGGGCAGTCCTCGGGGGACCCCGTCTGTCCTGTCACATAGGGCGTTGTCCTGGGTGCAGCTGCAGACGATGGGGCATTTCCACCTGGGGGCCCGGTGCCGCTCACCCCCCGCAgccaccaacagcagcagcacaaacaggGGGGCACAGGCCCAAGGTCCCCCCCAGCCCATTGTCTGGCCCAGGGGTCGTGGGCTGCTCCCCCCTATACAGCCCTGGGACCCTCTTTACACTGGGGTCCTTCTACCTATCCCTGAATTCCTGCTATGCAGCTTTCTGCCACCCCTCTATCCCCTTCTCTATCCACCCCTGTATCTATCCATCTACCCCCGTATCtacccctctatccacccccgTATCTATCCATCTACCCCCGTATCTACCCCTCTATCCACCCCTCTGTCTATCCAGCTACCCCCGTATCtacccctctatccacccccgTATCTATCCAGCTACCCCCGTATCTACCCCTCTATCCACCCCTCTGTCTATCCAGCTACCCCCGTATCtacccctctatccacccccgTATCTATCCAGCTACCCCCGTATCTACCCCTCTATCCACCCTCTGTCTATCCAGCTACCCCCGTATCtacccctctatccacccccgTATCTATCCAGCTACCCCCGTATCTACCCCTCTATCCACCCCTCTGTCTATCCAGCTACCCCCGTATCTACCCCTCTATCCACCCCTGTATCTATCCAGCTACCCCCGTACGTGTCCCTGTATCTATCCCTCTATCTCGCCATCCGCCCCTGGTTCTGTCCCGCTGTCCCCCTGCGATCTGGGTCAGTCCGTGCTCCCCCGTCCCGCTGTGCCGGCGGCCGTCCCTTCCCCTGTGAGTGGCAGTGCTGCCAGCCAATAGCTAGTCGGAGATGGGGaacggtgggggaggggggtgttgacCAGGGGCGGGGCAATAAGTAAAGAAAAGGTGGGGAGCAGCTCAACACGGGCCGGacactaggactcctgggttctatc
This genomic window from Mauremys mutica isolate MM-2020 ecotype Southern chromosome 17, ASM2049712v1, whole genome shotgun sequence contains:
- the LOC123351809 gene encoding leucine-rich glioma-inactivated protein 1-like isoform X2 is translated as MKRKGTALPQRWLHLTTGSLVRSRFTDLREGSFLQTPSLQLLLFTSSTLGLIRDDAFVGLLHLEYLFIENNKVGSISKNALRGLKGLVHLSLAHNQLETLPRHLFRGLDALTHVDLRGNPFHCDCRIKWLVEWLSSTNASAELGECQGPGELNGTRLSQLHLQDFDCITTALALFQSLPFQALSVEPFWYQGEQHVAITQPFAGRCSLLEWDHLDGAFRAYASINGSSPVACKPLVVEGRLLVVLAQLAGGSHVWRREEASGRFVRLQELGPQRIRKPNALASFRVDGDWFLAVADSSKAGATTLFRWGGRGFYAHQALHAWHRDTHVEFLELAGRPSLILASSSQRPVVYQWSRPGRAFLRHTDIPDMDDVYAVKHFRLRGDVYVCLTRFIGDSKVMRWEGSMFRDVQHMPSRGSMVFQPLGIGSHRYAVLGNDYSFSQVYRYDARLGLFVRFQELNTQAPRSFAHLAVHQRDFVFAASFKGDTQIYRHITIDLSA
- the LOC123351809 gene encoding leucine-rich glioma-inactivated protein 1-like isoform X1 codes for the protein MGWGGPWACAPLFVLLLLVAAGGERHRAPRWKCPIVCSCTQDNALCDRTDGVPRGLPPDITSLSLVRSRFTDLREGSFLQTPSLQLLLFTSSTLGLIRDDAFVGLLHLEYLFIENNKVGSISKNALRGLKGLVHLSLAHNQLETLPRHLFRGLDALTHVDLRGNPFHCDCRIKWLVEWLSSTNASAELGECQGPGELNGTRLSQLHLQDFDCITTALALFQSLPFQALSVEPFWYQGEQHVAITQPFAGRCSLLEWDHLDGAFRAYASINGSSPVACKPLVVEGRLLVVLAQLAGGSHVWRREEASGRFVRLQELGPQRIRKPNALASFRVDGDWFLAVADSSKAGATTLFRWGGRGFYAHQALHAWHRDTHVEFLELAGRPSLILASSSQRPVVYQWSRPGRAFLRHTDIPDMDDVYAVKHFRLRGDVYVCLTRFIGDSKVMRWEGSMFRDVQHMPSRGSMVFQPLGIGSHRYAVLGNDYSFSQVYRYDARLGLFVRFQELNTQAPRSFAHLAVHQRDFVFAASFKGDTQIYRHITIDLSA